The following are encoded together in the Ovis canadensis isolate MfBH-ARS-UI-01 breed Bighorn chromosome 2, ARS-UI_OviCan_v2, whole genome shotgun sequence genome:
- the PEF1 gene encoding peflin, whose amino-acid sequence MASYPYGQGCPGAGGQAPGAPPGSYYPGPPHSGGQYGSGVPPGGGYGGGPAPGGPYGPPAGGGPYGHPHPGGLPSGTPGGPYGGAAPGGPYGTLPPNSYGAGPYGQGPPPPGGVPPNVDPEAYSWFQSVDADHSGYISIKELKQALVNSNWSSFNDETCLMMINMFDKTKSGRIDVYGFSALWKFIQQWRNLFQQYDRDCSGSISCTELQQALSQMGYNLSPQFTQLLVSRYCPRSANPAMQLDRFIQVCTQLQVLTEAFREKDTAVQGSIRLSFEDFVTMTASRML is encoded by the exons ATGGCCAGCTATCCTTACGGGCAG GGCTGCCCAGGAGCTGGGGGACAAGCACCCGGAGCCCCTCCGGGTAGCTACTACCCTGGACCCCCCCACAGTGGAGGGCAGTATGGGAGCGGGGTACCCCCTGGTGGCGGATATGGAGGAGGTCCTGCCCCTGGAGGGCCTTATGGACCACCAGCTGGTGGAGGACCCTATGGACATCCCCACCCTGGGGGGCTCCCTTCTGGAACTCCAGGAGGACCCTATGGTGGTGCAGCCCCAGGGGGCCCCTATGGTACACTACCTCCAAATTCCTACGGTGCCGGACCTTACGGACAGGGACCACCTCCTCCAG GTGGCGTCCCTCCCAATGTGGATCCCGAGGCTTACTCCTGGTTCCAGTCAGTGGACGCTGATCACAGTGGCTACATCTCCATCAAGGAGCTGAAGCAGGCCCTGGTCAACTCCAACTGGTCCTCATTCAATGACGAGACGTGCCTTATGATGATAA ACATGTTTGACAAGACCAAGTCAGGCCGCATCGATGTCTACGGTTTCTCCGCTCTGTGGAAGTTCATCCAGCAGTGGAGGAACCTCTTCCAGCAGTATGACCGGGACTGCTCGGGCTCCATCAGCTGCACAGAGCTGCAGCAAG CTCTGTCCCAGATGGGCTACAACCTGAGTCCCCAGTTCACCCAGCTCCTGGTCTCCCGCTACTGCCCACGCTCCGCCAATCCCGCCATGCAGCTGGATCGCTTCATCCAGGTCTGCACCCAGCTGCAGGTGCTGACCGAGGCCTTCCGGGAGAAGGACACAGCTGTGCAGGGCAGCATTCGGCTCAGCTTCGAGGACTTCGTCACCATGACAGCATCTCGGATGCTATGA